One genomic region from Sphingomicrobium aestuariivivum encodes:
- a CDS encoding lipopolysaccharide biosynthesis protein, which translates to MSADNAADGGKKDLAALARGGRINFFGFVLRLLARIPFLFIAGQFYGAEALGRFAYALIVVEFSAQIATLGLKRGLAQQLSASKGKDHTHIVWDGMVVAMLGSLLIMAVLFLFPQMMFPNSEVRGLERLLPITVLALAWTEVALAACNYRHNIAATVRSRAIVEPWTISIVAGVWAFISTDDGLIVAYVASMVGALLAALWPFIKDYGLPHHWKPHYAELWGMARRNLPVAAADATEWASRRLDILVLGLFFTPAIVGIYWAAQQVASLPSKLKTSFDPIMGPVISQNVEAGNMGAVAQQVRQVGFWIIAAQAGVALALGIPAMAVMNLVGEEFGAGYIILAVLLAAEVIAAMAAVSEAALIYLARHRNMIIGFIMLALEAAIGAGAIIVLRNMGYPVEVQAAGAAIGLAAALGFAAIAKAWLLSGIVNASVSGWRWPLVWAGIATIPLGLMIGRIPDWAQLTIGAPAILLVFGIVVWRWGFGPEDRELFKMKKERPGAATPGDDLSN; encoded by the coding sequence TTGAGCGCCGATAATGCCGCCGACGGGGGCAAGAAGGATCTCGCGGCGCTCGCCCGCGGGGGCCGCATCAACTTCTTCGGTTTCGTGCTGCGCCTCTTGGCGCGCATCCCCTTCCTGTTCATCGCCGGCCAGTTTTATGGCGCGGAAGCGCTGGGGCGCTTTGCCTATGCGCTGATCGTCGTCGAATTCTCGGCGCAGATCGCGACCCTCGGCCTCAAGCGCGGGCTCGCCCAGCAGCTGTCGGCCTCGAAGGGTAAGGACCATACGCATATCGTCTGGGACGGCATGGTCGTGGCCATGCTCGGCAGCCTCCTCATCATGGCGGTGCTGTTCCTCTTCCCGCAGATGATGTTCCCCAACTCCGAGGTGCGCGGGCTGGAGCGGCTGCTGCCGATCACCGTGCTGGCGCTGGCGTGGACCGAGGTGGCGCTGGCGGCCTGCAACTATCGCCACAATATCGCCGCCACCGTGCGCAGCCGCGCCATCGTCGAGCCTTGGACCATCTCGATCGTCGCGGGGGTCTGGGCTTTCATCTCGACCGATGACGGGCTGATCGTCGCCTATGTCGCCTCGATGGTCGGCGCGCTGCTCGCCGCGCTCTGGCCCTTCATCAAGGACTATGGCCTGCCGCACCATTGGAAGCCGCATTATGCCGAGCTTTGGGGAATGGCGCGGCGCAACCTTCCGGTGGCCGCCGCCGATGCCACCGAATGGGCATCGCGCCGCCTCGACATCCTTGTCCTCGGCCTGTTCTTCACCCCCGCCATCGTCGGCATCTACTGGGCCGCGCAGCAGGTCGCCTCGCTGCCGTCCAAGTTGAAGACCAGCTTCGACCCCATCATGGGGCCCGTGATCAGCCAGAATGTCGAGGCGGGCAACATGGGCGCGGTCGCGCAGCAGGTGCGGCAGGTCGGCTTCTGGATCATCGCCGCACAGGCGGGCGTGGCCCTCGCGCTCGGCATCCCCGCGATGGCGGTGATGAACCTCGTCGGCGAGGAATTCGGCGCGGGCTACATCATCCTCGCCGTGCTGCTCGCCGCCGAAGTGATCGCCGCCATGGCCGCCGTGTCTGAGGCCGCGCTCATCTATCTCGCGCGCCATCGCAACATGATCATCGGCTTCATCATGCTCGCATTGGAGGCCGCGATCGGCGCCGGCGCGATCATCGTCCTGCGCAACATGGGCTATCCGGTCGAGGTGCAGGCCGCGGGCGCCGCCATCGGCCTTGCCGCCGCACTGGGCTTTGCCGCCATCGCCAAGGCGTGGCTGCTGTCGGGCATCGTCAATGCGAGCGTGTCGGGCTGGCGCTGGCCGCTGGTCTGGGCGGGCATTGCGACGATCCCGCTCGGGCTGATGATCGGGCGCATCCCCGACTGGGCGCAGCTCACCATCGGCGCGCCCGCCATCCTGCTCGTTTTCGGCATCGTCGTGTGGCGTTGGGGTTTCGGCCCCGAGGACCGCGAACTGTTCAAGATGAAAAAGGAGCGCCCGGGCGCAGCGACGCCGGGCGACGATCTTTCAAACTAG